The DNA segment GAACGACTTGGAGCCGTTGTCGCCGTTCTGCTTCGCCATGGCGGCGTGGAGCGGAGGGCAGTTGTAGAGGACGAGCAACGGCATCTGGATCGCCATGTCCTCGCTAGCGTTCACCGCCGTCACGATGACCTTGTAGTAGCCCTCAGTGCTGCCTTTTGGTTGCTCAAACTTCACGAACTTGAGGTCTACGTCCACGGAAAAGCCTCTGTCGTGATAGTAACGACAAGCATCAGCGAAGGTGCGCATTGGAACTTGGTAAACGGGGTCCCAGAAGACGCTCGTGAGGGTTGTCTCTACGACTTCCGTCTCATCGGGCGTCAGCCCGTCCGGCAGCTTGATCCAATCGTACTCGGCCAGTTTAGAGGCTGCCGGAGGCTGCGCAGCCTCCGGCTCGACATCAGCCAGGGCAGCATTGTCGATGCAAAGTCCCCAATGGGGATCGTCCACAGCGTCGCCCTTGACGCTACCCGTCTTGTCCCAGTGGTCGTCGAGGTACGCCCTGAGCTCGTCGCTCAAGCCTGAGTCCGGGCCGCAGCCTACGATGTGCCACTTCCCGTCGATCTCGATCTGCTGAAAGTTGTCGCCGCCCTTGAACTCCGAAGTGATCGGGCCTGTGAACGTCTCCGCAGCAGCCACTCCGCTTATCATCAGCACCAAAGCCAACGCCATCACGAATTTCCGCATATAAATCTGTCTCCTATGATACAGGCAGGCTCAATGCTCCCGCCTTCGTCGCACGAAAAAGGCCGAGGGCGACGCCCTCGGCCCATCGTCTTTAGCCAGCACATCGAGAGCTACCACTCACGGAGCGGTGCCCCCGCGTTGTCCTTGAAGCTTCCCGTCCATATCTTGATGGAGTCCAGGAACCAGCCGATGCCGAACAGGCCGCACGTCAGCGCGTAGGTGATGCCCATGCCGATCCTGCCGACGTAGAACTGGTGAACGCCGAACATGCCGCCGACGGCGCACAGGATGAGAGCCGTCTTTCGGCTCTTGTCCGACGACATCGTCGTGTATCGGCTGCCGCCGCCTGCGTTCACGTTGACGTTGATGTTCTGCTGCCCCTGGCCTGCTGCCTGCTCCGTGGTGTCTTGCGTCATGTCGAGTTCTCCTTGTCTTCTGTTCGAAAGTTGCAACTATCAAGACCAAACACCGATATATCCACCCTATTTAGAAAAGTAAATATATATCAGGTCCACATTCGAGTAAGCCGGATATATCCATAGTTTGGAGGAAGATTATGGACGATATCCTGCTCAAGCTCGGAAAACGCATTCGGGAGTTTCGAAAAGAAAACGGCCTGTCACAGAGCCAGCTCGCGGAAAAGGCTGGCCTTAACGACAAGTACCTCGGCGAGGTCGAGAGGGGATCGAACAACATCTCGATCAAGAACCTCGGCCAGATCGCGGCAGCCCTGGAGGTCGAGACCTTCGAGCTGCTCGACGGCTCCCACGAATATGAAGTCGACCGCAAGGAACTCGTCCAGAAGCTCCACAAAATCATCGAATCAGCGTCTGATGAGGAGCTCTGCGCCATCTATGGCTTCGCTTCTGACATCGTGAACTGAACATCCTGTCTGTCTACATAAATAGAACTAGAGAGGTTTGCGGACCGCCCGCGAGCCCAGCTCTGGCTCTATAACTATATGTAATAAGGGAGGATGCAATGT comes from the Pseudodesulfovibrio piezophilus C1TLV30 genome and includes:
- a CDS encoding TM2 domain-containing protein, which codes for MTQDTTEQAAGQGQQNINVNVNAGGGSRYTTMSSDKSRKTALILCAVGGMFGVHQFYVGRIGMGITYALTCGLFGIGWFLDSIKIWTGSFKDNAGAPLREW
- a CDS encoding helix-turn-helix domain-containing protein produces the protein MDDILLKLGKRIREFRKENGLSQSQLAEKAGLNDKYLGEVERGSNNISIKNLGQIAAALEVETFELLDGSHEYEVDRKELVQKLHKIIESASDEELCAIYGFASDIVN